From Marivirga harenae, one genomic window encodes:
- a CDS encoding serine hydrolase domain-containing protein: MKTVFTIISLLLFMNAFTFAQTTKQRLDSLVNSFHQANPEVSMSVGFVQEGEEFFTAYGNLSREGNEAVDKHTLFEIASITKVITTNLIAQAVLEGKLKVDDYIDDYLPSAYQLNKNIRNKISISDLASHQSGLPDIDFKVLIEKDAQQPTASVDQQLIANMINDCDSLKDYGNYRYSTVSYVLLGQILEELYNSSYEQLIKERIFDPLKMTRSFTKDYDVENAAIGYNGEGGLQAPFIWNIVAPAGLIKSSTSDMMEFLNALLDETTAIANAARITEVGHFKAGNEAIGLGINIIQDGDNTLYLKSGDSMGQSSMLCYNRKAKWGVLIFINQNNSKLRNDMLNTMYESILR, encoded by the coding sequence ATGAAAACTGTATTTACCATAATTTCGCTCCTCCTCTTCATGAACGCATTTACTTTTGCGCAAACTACCAAACAACGCCTCGACTCCCTTGTCAATAGCTTTCATCAGGCAAATCCTGAAGTGAGTATGAGCGTAGGCTTTGTACAAGAAGGCGAAGAGTTTTTTACTGCTTATGGCAATTTAAGCAGAGAAGGCAATGAAGCTGTGGATAAGCATACGCTATTCGAAATTGCTTCTATCACTAAAGTCATAACGACTAACCTAATTGCTCAGGCAGTATTAGAAGGTAAACTAAAAGTTGATGATTATATAGATGATTATTTGCCTAGTGCTTATCAGCTGAATAAAAATATCCGAAATAAGATTAGCATATCAGATTTGGCATCGCACCAATCAGGATTGCCGGACATTGATTTTAAAGTGCTTATTGAGAAAGATGCACAACAACCTACTGCCAGTGTGGACCAACAATTAATAGCCAATATGATTAATGATTGTGATAGTTTAAAGGACTACGGCAATTATAGATATTCTACTGTTAGCTACGTGCTGCTTGGCCAAATTTTAGAAGAACTATATAATTCAAGCTATGAACAGCTGATCAAAGAACGAATTTTCGATCCTCTGAAGATGACCCGAAGCTTTACGAAGGATTATGACGTGGAAAATGCAGCAATAGGTTATAATGGAGAAGGTGGCTTACAAGCTCCTTTCATCTGGAATATTGTTGCCCCAGCAGGCTTAATCAAATCAAGTACTTCTGATATGATGGAATTCTTAAATGCATTATTAGATGAAACTACTGCTATTGCTAATGCTGCGAGAATAACGGAAGTCGGTCACTTTAAGGCAGGAAATGAAGCAATAGGTCTAGGGATTAATATTATTCAGGATGGGGATAATACCTTGTACCTTAAATCAGGAGATTCTATGGGGCAGTCCTCTATGCTTTGCTATAATAGGAAAGCTAAATGGGGAGTTCTTATCTTTATAAATCAGAATAACTCGAAGTTGAGAAATGATATGCTAAACACAATGTATGAAAGCATTTTGAGGTAG
- a CDS encoding helix-turn-helix domain-containing protein: protein MHYSFLFVVVVISISVSLLLALFLLTLKSPNQCSNYLFASFLLLTAIDISGFFYSSSNGLITNLAMMRNLVIFLQLPTLYLYVLSACYSNFRLRPKHLLHALPFVVVNLMFLPRFYLQANEQKIQFLSNFKEVFEVQVNHVLLHLQVLVYLLLIFLAIRKARNLYLENNAGRKVLAYQWLFQLATAISLFYALALLKNIFKFSSYDHISDLLRAALYVFYLVIICWYLIKSLKNPALFRNVDSKQKLVATLVEENRTSADKENTANNSRIKLLNDYMLQKKPFLDPSISIQDLSEQIGMQPRELSVLINHEIGLHFFDYINSFRIKKATQILSDPNNKQITVLEILYEVGFNSKSSFNTAFKKHTGFTPTQYRKKHS from the coding sequence ATGCATTATAGCTTTCTTTTTGTTGTTGTAGTGATATCAATCTCCGTATCTCTACTTTTAGCGCTTTTTCTTTTGACGTTAAAGTCTCCTAATCAATGCAGTAATTATCTTTTTGCTAGCTTTCTGTTATTGACAGCTATCGATATAAGTGGTTTTTTTTATAGTTCAAGTAATGGCCTCATTACTAATTTAGCCATGATGCGGAATCTGGTGATCTTCTTGCAATTACCTACTTTGTATCTGTACGTATTATCCGCTTGCTATTCAAATTTTAGGCTTCGACCTAAGCACCTTTTACATGCACTTCCATTTGTTGTGGTAAACCTGATGTTCTTGCCCCGCTTCTACTTGCAAGCAAATGAGCAGAAAATACAGTTTCTTAGCAATTTTAAAGAGGTATTTGAAGTACAAGTCAATCATGTATTGCTGCATTTGCAAGTACTGGTATATCTGTTATTGATTTTCTTAGCCATCCGCAAGGCGAGAAACTTATACCTCGAAAATAACGCAGGAAGGAAAGTGCTAGCCTACCAATGGCTATTTCAGTTAGCCACCGCTATATCTTTATTTTATGCCCTAGCCCTGCTCAAAAACATCTTCAAGTTTTCATCTTATGATCATATTTCAGATTTGCTGCGCGCTGCTTTGTATGTTTTTTACTTAGTGATCATTTGTTGGTATTTAATAAAATCATTAAAAAACCCAGCACTCTTCAGAAATGTAGATTCTAAGCAGAAGTTGGTGGCTACTTTGGTAGAGGAAAATAGGACTAGCGCAGATAAGGAGAATACAGCTAACAATTCTCGAATTAAGCTGCTCAATGACTATATGCTTCAAAAGAAACCTTTCCTTGATCCGTCCATAAGCATTCAAGACTTATCCGAGCAAATAGGTATGCAGCCAAGGGAACTTTCTGTATTAATTAATCATGAAATTGGCCTTCATTTTTTTGACTATATCAACTCCTTTAGAATCAAGAAAGCGACTCAGATTTTATCAGATCCGAACAATAAGCAGATAACGGTGCTCGAAATATTATATGAAGTAGGCTTCAATTCTAAGTCTTCTTTTAATACAGCCTTTAAAAAACATACCGGCTTTACCCCTACCCAATATCGCAAAAAGCACTCATAA
- a CDS encoding helix-turn-helix domain-containing protein → MFHFVRKYRKLSQQQLAIKLNVNQSTISKVELGIHFPSALLLRRMEQFMNSSIRELAILSR, encoded by the coding sequence GTGTTTCATTTCGTTCGAAAATATCGCAAACTCAGCCAACAGCAACTGGCTATTAAACTCAATGTGAACCAATCGACCATCTCCAAAGTCGAGCTGGGGATTCATTTCCCCTCTGCCCTGCTTTTGAGACGTATGGAGCAATTCATGAATAGTAGTATACGGGAATTGGCAATCCTATCCCGTTAA
- a CDS encoding NmrA family NAD(P)-binding protein: MGSRNGNPIFDWDDPSTYAAALKGMDRAYIVYYPDLAVPGAKEAIKKLTDAAFIEGLEKVVLLSGKGESEAEACEEIVADSGLNYSLVRASWFNQNFSDGAFRDFVMSGVVALPMPDAEIPFVDVNDIADVVTKVLLDDHYNSQTITVTGPQKRTFKEVVEILANGLGRKIQYQPISIEEFKEGMTAAGLPSSYVWLFGYLFKEVLGNPANQTVSHDVEKILGRKPIDFEEYVAYTAKTRVWKTEAKTL; this comes from the coding sequence GTGGGATCAAGAAACGGTAATCCTATATTTGATTGGGACGATCCTTCTACTTATGCTGCTGCATTAAAAGGAATGGATAGAGCCTACATTGTATACTATCCAGACTTGGCTGTTCCTGGCGCCAAGGAGGCTATTAAAAAATTGACTGACGCAGCATTTATAGAAGGACTTGAAAAGGTAGTTTTACTTTCGGGAAAGGGTGAATCTGAAGCAGAAGCATGTGAAGAGATAGTAGCGGATTCCGGCTTGAACTATTCTTTGGTAAGAGCATCTTGGTTTAACCAGAATTTCAGTGACGGGGCATTTCGTGATTTTGTAATGTCAGGTGTAGTCGCTTTGCCAATGCCTGATGCAGAAATTCCGTTTGTGGACGTTAATGATATTGCCGATGTGGTGACCAAAGTACTACTAGATGACCATTATAACAGCCAAACAATAACAGTTACGGGCCCGCAAAAAAGAACTTTTAAAGAAGTAGTGGAAATCTTAGCTAACGGATTAGGACGGAAAATTCAATATCAACCCATCTCAATTGAAGAGTTTAAGGAAGGAATGACTGCAGCTGGCTTACCTTCTTCCTACGTCTGGCTATTTGGATACCTCTTCAAAGAAGTGCTTGGTAATCCTGCTAATCAAACTGTTTCCCATGATGTCGAGAAGATACTCGGACGCAAACCCATAGATTTTGAAGAGTATGTAGCTTATACTGCTAAAACAAGAGTATGGAAAACAGAAGCTAAGACTCTATAA
- a CDS encoding AraC family transcriptional regulator translates to MYFVSYSIYKKARNLAEAQGDPYEIIKRHEESREIQSNAKYIPASLLYDLYEWCFDNLDDNFSVMQGTQMTADDYGTLGLSWKTCWKAREVLDRTSRFMTLITDQGSLEISDRDNLSVLKLVRDTSRKGHEIGNEVGFIMFNKILNEVTDKEIRPVSVHFKHKVSSLDSLKEYFECPVYSEDKSNLLVFKTEDLNMPTVKADRSINHFLTERMNEELSNIQTNSDQMLKDLHQLLKDALPSGVPSVVQAADHLGMSTRTLNRRLSKKGLSFRAFLQDIQKSTSLSLLKNTPQSIGEVAFQVGFSEQSAFNRAFKRWTGVTPIEYRKQV, encoded by the coding sequence ATGTATTTTGTTAGTTACAGCATTTATAAAAAAGCAAGGAATTTAGCTGAAGCGCAGGGAGACCCATATGAAATCATAAAACGGCATGAAGAAAGCCGAGAAATACAGAGCAATGCAAAGTACATTCCAGCCAGCCTTCTGTATGACTTATATGAATGGTGTTTTGATAATCTTGATGACAATTTTAGTGTAATGCAAGGTACACAAATGACAGCTGACGATTATGGTACTTTAGGCTTATCCTGGAAAACTTGTTGGAAGGCTCGGGAAGTACTTGATCGTACTTCGCGATTTATGACTTTAATTACGGACCAGGGATCACTGGAGATTTCAGATAGAGATAATCTTAGCGTGCTAAAGCTTGTCAGAGATACTAGCCGAAAAGGCCATGAAATAGGTAATGAAGTAGGGTTTATTATGTTTAATAAAATTCTAAATGAAGTAACGGATAAGGAAATACGTCCTGTTTCAGTGCATTTTAAGCATAAGGTTAGCTCTTTAGACTCTTTGAAGGAGTACTTTGAATGCCCAGTTTATTCGGAAGACAAATCGAACCTTTTAGTTTTTAAGACTGAGGACTTAAATATGCCCACTGTTAAAGCGGATAGAAGTATTAATCATTTTTTAACGGAAAGAATGAATGAAGAATTATCTAACATTCAAACTAATTCAGATCAAATGCTTAAAGACCTTCATCAGCTTTTGAAGGATGCATTACCAAGCGGAGTGCCGAGTGTTGTCCAAGCTGCAGATCACTTAGGGATGAGCACAAGGACTTTAAACCGAAGACTTTCGAAGAAAGGGCTGAGCTTTCGAGCTTTTTTACAAGATATTCAGAAATCTACTTCCCTAAGCTTATTAAAAAACACTCCGCAGTCCATAGGAGAAGTAGCCTTTCAGGTGGGTTTTTCCGAACAAAGTGCCTTTAATAGAGCCTTTAAAAGGTGGACGGGAGTAACACCAATCGAATACAGAAAGCAGGTGTAG
- a CDS encoding ATP-binding protein, translated as MINRNTDAIKASPTKDLFITMLVRDLTLRDAIGDLVDNSVDGAKSMRTEVLTESKTLEPSLVYKGLEIFIVANKNEFSIKDNCGGIDVATAREYAFRFGRAKGKPNSPHSVGQFGIGMKRALFKLGDSFSVKSKAETSQFEMNVNVPEWQRNEGNWDFEFSSKKENIFIEENERGTEIVVKNLNSDVQEQFEDPLFMGKLREEIELEHLYNLNRGLVIKINGFKLKNRSLDLIEHDKFKSAKWEKSYEDGMNVTIISGISKDSSKDGGWYIFCNERLIVGPEQTELTGWTGRGGDGGPHYHSQYNRFRGYVFFEAENSAILPWNTTKNGMDRDSPRFKQVRRKMIEQLKVVTAFLSIVKAEREQDNKDRPYEEMLNSASIVSISKYKETNYETKFTFPKIEVNKPKKINESKISYSVLTSYLKDVKKELGVSKANEVGELTFKYFYESEIGDYNE; from the coding sequence ATGATTAATAGAAATACAGATGCTATAAAAGCTAGTCCTACTAAAGATCTATTCATCACTATGTTGGTAAGAGATTTAACTCTTAGAGATGCCATTGGTGATTTGGTTGATAATTCTGTTGATGGGGCAAAGAGTATGAGAACTGAAGTATTAACAGAATCGAAAACTCTTGAACCTTCTTTAGTATACAAAGGATTAGAGATTTTCATTGTTGCAAACAAAAATGAGTTCTCAATCAAAGATAACTGTGGTGGGATTGACGTAGCTACTGCACGAGAATACGCGTTTCGGTTTGGTAGAGCAAAAGGAAAACCAAACTCACCGCATTCGGTAGGTCAATTTGGAATTGGCATGAAAAGAGCTTTGTTCAAGCTAGGAGACTCCTTTTCTGTGAAATCAAAAGCTGAAACATCTCAATTTGAAATGAATGTAAACGTTCCAGAATGGCAAAGAAATGAAGGGAATTGGGATTTTGAATTTTCTTCCAAAAAAGAGAATATTTTTATTGAAGAAAATGAGAGGGGTACTGAAATTGTAGTTAAAAATCTTAATTCAGATGTACAAGAACAATTTGAAGATCCCTTATTTATGGGGAAATTAAGGGAGGAAATAGAATTAGAACATCTATACAACCTAAATAGAGGTTTAGTAATAAAAATCAATGGATTTAAGCTAAAAAATAGAAGTCTAGATTTGATTGAACATGATAAATTCAAATCTGCCAAATGGGAAAAATCCTATGAAGATGGAATGAATGTTACTATTATCTCCGGAATTTCTAAAGATAGCAGTAAAGATGGTGGTTGGTATATTTTCTGCAATGAAAGGCTAATAGTTGGTCCAGAACAAACTGAATTAACAGGTTGGACAGGAAGAGGAGGAGACGGTGGTCCTCATTATCATAGTCAATATAATAGATTTAGAGGCTATGTGTTTTTTGAGGCCGAAAATTCAGCGATTTTGCCATGGAATACTACTAAAAATGGAATGGATCGAGATTCACCCAGATTTAAACAAGTCCGTAGAAAGATGATTGAACAATTAAAAGTTGTCACAGCCTTTCTTAGCATTGTAAAAGCTGAACGTGAACAAGATAATAAAGACAGACCTTATGAAGAGATGTTGAATTCTGCATCTATTGTCTCAATTTCAAAGTATAAAGAAACGAATTATGAGACTAAATTTACTTTTCCTAAAATTGAAGTCAACAAACCTAAGAAAATAAATGAGTCTAAAATCAGCTATTCTGTTCTTACTTCATATTTAAAAGACGTTAAAAAAGAATTAGGAGTATCAAAAGCTAATGAGGTTGGAGAACTGACATTCAAATATTTTTATGAATCAGAAATAGGTGATTACAATGAGTAG
- a CDS encoding O-methyltransferase, with protein sequence MNYGLRPAKAVERKMFCELIQELSIFRNIKEYRYIGLGSTYFTDFSLIHKMLGIHKMISIEKDEENKNRFIFNKPYSCIEMKFSSTNEVLPTLDWNDPSIVWLDYDQSLDLNILKDIETCTANLKETSLLLMTVRAQHFQPQNKPDSNDELWKMRLDDLESKIGSERVPAGVTGEHLNLKKTAGVFREVITNEINKVLRDINGTNKSDSPDYLHYKQLVNITYQDGVKMLTLGGLIYSTKDVAQYTKSKIESLDFVRLSKEALEIKTPNLTFRELHILDSVLPNGIDLKTGHVINTSGTDGEKNLSSIIPISDIKKYAKIYRYFPTFAESNL encoded by the coding sequence ATTAATTATGGTCTCAGACCAGCTAAAGCAGTAGAAAGAAAAATGTTTTGTGAGCTAATACAAGAGTTATCAATTTTCAGAAATATCAAAGAGTACAGATATATAGGTCTTGGTTCAACTTACTTCACTGATTTCTCTCTTATTCACAAAATGTTAGGAATACATAAAATGATTAGTATTGAAAAAGATGAGGAAAATAAGAATCGCTTCATTTTCAATAAGCCGTACTCATGCATTGAGATGAAATTCTCGAGTACTAATGAAGTCTTGCCAACATTGGACTGGAATGATCCATCGATTGTGTGGTTAGACTATGACCAGTCTTTAGATTTGAATATCCTAAAAGACATTGAAACCTGCACAGCAAATCTAAAAGAGACTAGTCTATTGTTAATGACAGTTCGAGCTCAACATTTTCAGCCACAAAACAAACCTGATTCAAATGATGAGTTGTGGAAAATGAGATTAGATGATTTAGAATCGAAAATTGGTAGTGAGCGTGTACCCGCTGGTGTAACGGGGGAACACTTAAATCTGAAAAAGACTGCTGGTGTTTTTAGAGAAGTTATTACCAATGAAATTAATAAAGTCCTACGAGACATTAATGGTACTAATAAATCTGATTCTCCTGATTATCTTCATTACAAACAATTAGTTAATATTACTTACCAAGATGGGGTGAAAATGCTGACTCTTGGTGGATTAATTTATTCTACTAAAGACGTGGCTCAATACACCAAATCTAAGATTGAAAGTTTAGATTTTGTTAGACTTTCAAAAGAGGCATTAGAAATAAAGACCCCCAATCTAACCTTCAGAGAGCTTCATATTCTTGATTCCGTTTTGCCTAATGGAATTGATTTAAAAACTGGGCATGTTATTAACACTAGTGGAACTGATGGTGAAAAAAACTTAAGTTCTATCATTCCAATCAGTGATATTAAAAAGTATGCTAAGATTTATAGATATTTTCCGACATTTGCAGAATCCAATCTATAA
- a CDS encoding DNA cytosine methyltransferase: MQGIKFIDLFAGAGGFSLGFEKAGYELIAAVEKDEWASETLRTNHKKGDIIQGDIERISPDLRFKNAEVIIGGPPCQGFSIAGPSKDPNDPRNSLFMYFAKWVDEIKPFLFVMENVSGILTKRNASGTKIIDIIRSTFESINYTVNIWKLNAADYGVPQSRDRVFIVGSKNGDMILPPPRTHAFTTSDDSLLSPVTVGDALFDLPWILAKEGKEVQDYTLPTSNKYQSWCRAGSEKVYNHVAMQHTRRLIDRFREIQAGNELGTLSSELRVRQRSGNGKLSKSLYNSNYRHLDASKVSYTIPASFYSSFIHPNIPRNLTAREAARLQSFPDNYIFKGKRTLVSKKLLERNGKEYKDCLSQYNQVGNAVPPLLAYAIAKHLLEYLITLNISSKNDFNNIRSQELSIE; the protein is encoded by the coding sequence TTGCAAGGAATCAAATTTATCGACTTATTTGCTGGAGCAGGAGGCTTTAGTTTAGGGTTTGAAAAAGCAGGCTATGAATTGATTGCAGCTGTGGAAAAAGATGAATGGGCTTCTGAAACATTAAGAACTAATCATAAAAAAGGTGACATAATTCAAGGAGATATTGAAAGAATTTCTCCTGATTTAAGATTTAAAAATGCAGAGGTCATAATTGGAGGACCTCCATGTCAGGGATTTAGCATTGCAGGTCCTTCAAAAGATCCCAATGATCCTAGAAATTCCTTGTTTATGTATTTCGCTAAATGGGTAGATGAAATTAAACCCTTTCTGTTTGTTATGGAAAACGTTTCTGGAATATTGACTAAGAGAAATGCTAGCGGGACTAAAATTATCGACATAATCCGTTCAACCTTTGAGAGTATAAATTATACTGTTAATATATGGAAACTTAATGCTGCTGACTATGGAGTACCACAGTCAAGAGACCGAGTTTTTATTGTAGGATCTAAAAATGGAGACATGATTTTGCCACCTCCTAGAACTCATGCTTTTACCACATCCGATGATTCTTTGCTCTCACCCGTCACAGTGGGAGATGCACTCTTCGATTTACCTTGGATTTTAGCCAAGGAAGGGAAAGAGGTTCAAGATTACACGTTGCCTACTTCTAATAAATATCAATCTTGGTGTAGAGCTGGTTCGGAAAAGGTCTACAACCATGTAGCGATGCAACATACAAGACGATTAATAGATAGGTTTAGAGAAATTCAGGCAGGAAATGAATTAGGAACATTGTCATCGGAATTACGAGTAAGACAAAGAAGCGGCAATGGAAAATTGTCAAAGTCTTTATATAATTCTAATTATAGACATCTTGATGCTTCAAAAGTTTCTTATACTATTCCAGCATCATTTTATTCTAGTTTCATTCACCCAAATATACCCCGAAATTTGACAGCTCGGGAAGCTGCAAGACTTCAGTCTTTCCCTGATAATTATATTTTCAAAGGAAAAAGGACGCTGGTCTCAAAGAAACTGCTTGAAAGAAATGGGAAAGAATACAAGGACTGCCTGTCTCAATATAATCAAGTTGGAAATGCAGTTCCTCCTTTGTTGGCTTATGCTATAGCTAAACATCTGTTAGAATATCTAATTACATTAAATATTTCTAGTAAAAATGACTTCAATAATATAAGATCACAGGAATTAAGTATTGAATAA